Proteins encoded by one window of Homoserinimonas aerilata:
- a CDS encoding glycosyltransferase family 2 protein, producing MARETSEYPGVSYVMPVLNEVDHIEAAVLSLTAQDYPGECEIVLALGPSVDGTNRVIEQLAEADPRIRSIPNELGSTPGGLNAAIRASHFPIVVRVDAHSVLPVDYTRIAVETLLRTGADNVGGIMKAEGVTAFERAVAHAYGARAGLGGTPHHVGGQEGPTDTAYLGTFQRHRLLEVGLFDEGIKRGQDWELNRRLRATGGTVWFTPELTVVYRPRSSVVKLVRQFVATGIWRGELARRFTRENGIRYFVPPVAVLGILLGIVLGVIGAVTASWLVWAFAVPAVYALFVLGAAVPVLRSEGPRSALWYLLVLPCIHFGWGAGFVLGFLKLSRNITAQIGR from the coding sequence ATGGCGCGAGAGACCTCAGAGTACCCCGGTGTCTCGTATGTCATGCCCGTGCTCAACGAGGTGGATCACATCGAGGCCGCGGTGCTCAGCCTCACCGCCCAGGACTATCCGGGCGAATGCGAGATCGTGCTCGCGCTGGGCCCGAGCGTCGACGGCACCAACAGGGTCATCGAGCAGCTCGCCGAGGCCGATCCGCGCATCCGCAGCATCCCCAATGAGCTCGGTTCAACACCGGGAGGGCTGAATGCGGCGATCAGGGCGTCGCACTTTCCGATCGTGGTGCGCGTCGACGCCCACTCGGTCCTGCCTGTCGACTACACGCGCATCGCCGTCGAGACGCTGCTGCGCACGGGGGCCGACAATGTCGGCGGCATCATGAAGGCTGAGGGCGTTACCGCCTTCGAGCGGGCCGTCGCCCACGCCTATGGGGCCCGCGCCGGTCTCGGCGGCACGCCGCACCACGTGGGAGGGCAGGAGGGCCCCACCGACACCGCCTACCTCGGCACCTTCCAGCGGCACCGCCTGCTCGAGGTCGGCCTCTTCGACGAGGGCATCAAGCGCGGTCAGGACTGGGAGCTCAACAGGCGGCTGCGGGCAACCGGCGGAACCGTGTGGTTCACGCCGGAACTCACCGTCGTCTACCGACCGCGCTCCAGCGTGGTCAAACTCGTGCGGCAGTTCGTCGCCACCGGCATCTGGCGCGGCGAACTGGCCCGGCGCTTCACGCGGGAGAACGGCATCCGCTATTTCGTTCCTCCTGTCGCCGTTCTCGGCATCCTTCTCGGCATCGTGCTGGGCGTCATCGGGGCGGTCACCGCGAGCTGGCTCGTGTGGGCTTTCGCCGTGCCCGCCGTGTATGCGCTCTTCGTGCTCGGCGCGGCCGTCCCGGTGCTGCGATCGGAGGGGCCGCGCAGCGCCCTCTGGTATCTGCTCGTGCTGCCGTGCATCCATTTCGGGTGGGGCGCGGGCTTCGTGCTCGGCTTCCTCAAGCTCAGCCGCAACATCACGGCCCAGATCGGAAGATGA
- a CDS encoding glycosyltransferase family 2 protein: MQKLPTVGVVVLTQGTRPDDLMRGLESVLAQQGVALDVVVVGNGWQPTGLPEGVRAHGLPENLGIPAGRNRGVEQVSGEWLFFLDDDASVPSPDFVTDAIRLMVADPTIGLVQPRVVDPSGVTNPRRWVPRIRKGDPTESSPVFSVWEGALVMPRAVFDRTGGWAEPFFYAHEGIELAWRVWDQGLRSWYAGELVAHHPAIEPSRHDYYYRLNARNRVWLAKRNLPWVFAVLYVGSWTGIQLLRWARQPRLLAAWFAGWREGWREPAGERRPIGWVTVWRMTRSGRPPIV; encoded by the coding sequence GTGCAGAAGCTGCCGACCGTCGGCGTGGTGGTGCTCACGCAGGGCACCAGACCCGACGACCTCATGCGCGGGCTCGAGAGCGTGCTCGCGCAGCAGGGCGTCGCGCTCGATGTCGTCGTCGTCGGCAACGGCTGGCAGCCCACAGGGCTCCCCGAGGGTGTGCGGGCTCACGGCCTGCCCGAGAATCTCGGCATCCCGGCGGGCCGCAATCGTGGCGTCGAGCAGGTGTCGGGGGAGTGGCTGTTCTTCCTCGACGACGACGCGAGCGTGCCGTCGCCAGATTTTGTGACGGATGCGATCCGCCTGATGGTCGCGGACCCCACGATCGGCCTCGTCCAGCCGCGTGTCGTCGACCCCTCTGGCGTGACGAACCCCCGTCGCTGGGTTCCGCGCATCCGCAAGGGTGACCCCACCGAGTCGAGCCCGGTCTTCTCCGTCTGGGAGGGGGCGCTCGTCATGCCGCGTGCCGTGTTCGACAGGACGGGCGGATGGGCGGAGCCGTTCTTCTACGCGCACGAGGGAATCGAGCTGGCCTGGCGGGTGTGGGATCAGGGCCTGCGCAGCTGGTACGCGGGCGAGCTCGTGGCCCATCATCCTGCGATCGAACCGAGCAGGCACGACTACTACTACCGGCTCAACGCCCGCAACCGCGTGTGGTTGGCGAAGCGCAATCTGCCGTGGGTGTTCGCCGTTCTGTATGTGGGCTCGTGGACGGGCATCCAACTGCTGCGCTGGGCGCGGCAGCCCCGGCTGCTCGCCGCCTGGTTCGCGGGCTGGCGCGAGGGCTGGCGTGAGCCTGCGGGCGAGCGCCGCCCTATCGGCTGGGTAACGGTTTGGCGCATGACGCGTTCAGGGCGGCCGCCCATCGTCTGA
- a CDS encoding CDP-alcohol phosphatidyltransferase family protein, with product MSTEAPRGRPSSIAELRAVAQPPEVRLRANAEHWTASLYLRNLSPYLTWMLLKTSVSANGVTGLMILVGWCTAFSLLVPGLAGAALALVMGQLQMLVDCCDGEVARWRGTSSPAGVFLDKVGHYTTEGLIPIVLGIRAAGFPFDVPEDFFWTTLGCLLAVLIILNKALNDMVHVARANAGLPKLADRKGELEPDRRLVAKLRRAARFVPFHRLYHSVELTMLAFAAAIVGLAIGSELADRVLLVALVPLAALALAGHFVAIMASKRVRA from the coding sequence ATGAGCACCGAAGCACCACGAGGGCGGCCCTCCTCCATCGCTGAGCTGCGCGCCGTCGCGCAGCCGCCCGAGGTTCGGCTGCGTGCCAACGCCGAGCACTGGACGGCATCGCTCTATCTGCGCAATCTCTCGCCGTATCTCACGTGGATGCTGCTCAAGACGAGCGTCTCCGCCAATGGCGTCACAGGGCTCATGATCCTCGTCGGCTGGTGCACGGCGTTCAGCCTGCTGGTTCCCGGTCTCGCGGGTGCGGCGCTCGCGCTCGTCATGGGGCAGCTGCAGATGCTCGTCGACTGCTGCGACGGTGAGGTCGCGCGCTGGCGCGGAACGAGCTCGCCCGCAGGTGTCTTTCTCGACAAGGTGGGGCATTACACGACGGAGGGGCTGATCCCGATCGTGCTGGGCATCCGTGCCGCCGGCTTCCCGTTCGACGTTCCCGAGGACTTCTTCTGGACGACGCTCGGGTGCCTGCTCGCCGTGCTCATCATCCTCAACAAGGCCCTCAACGACATGGTGCATGTGGCGCGGGCCAACGCGGGGCTGCCGAAGCTCGCCGACCGCAAGGGCGAGTTGGAGCCCGACCGTCGCCTCGTCGCGAAGCTGCGCAGGGCGGCCCGTTTCGTGCCGTTCCACCGCCTGTACCACTCGGTCGAGCTGACCATGCTCGCCTTCGCGGCCGCGATCGTCGGCCTCGCCATCGGTTCGGAACTCGCCGACAGGGTGCTCCTCGTTGCGCTCGTTCCCCTTGCCGCGCTTGCCCTCGCGGGCCACTTCGTGGCGATCATGGCGTCCAAGCGGGTGCGGGCATAG